In one window of Porites lutea chromosome 8, jaPorLute2.1, whole genome shotgun sequence DNA:
- the LOC140945561 gene encoding uncharacterized protein: MQERTKGALVFVEEDVIALIEGSHINTSDTCALSAVTGIPVISLSRDTRPINKCKKSVQMHPGYKTYAHASLDILNTFQWKKIALLYDADLLHEAGYFYSISQGSELAVTFVPIPKQNELEDKAHTIYTAMKLIEKLELDVILLYTQKENLELFLKQERCGKVKGYKWIIEGQVCLWP; the protein is encoded by the exons CTTTGGTGTTTGTTGAAGAAGATGTTATTGCACTGATCGAGGGAAGCCATATTAATACGTCTGACACTTGTGCACTGTCTGCAGTAACTGGTATTCCTGTTATCAGCCTCAGTAGAGACACCAGGCCAATCAATAAATGTAAAAAATCAGTCCAAATGCATCCAGGATACAAGACTTACGCTCATGCTTCTCTAGACATCTTAAACAcatttcagtggaaaaagatagCATTACTTTACGACG CGGATCTCTTGCATGAAGCTGGATACTTCTACTCTATCTCCCAGGGATCTGAGCTCGCCGTGACTTTTGTTCCGATTCCTAAGCAGAATGAACTTGAAGACAAAGCCCACACAATATATACGGCCATGAAGCTAATAGAAAAGCTCGAACTGGACGTTATTTTACTTTATactcaaaaagaaaatttggaaCTGTTTTTGAAACAG GAAAGATGTGGAAAAGTGAAGGGCTACAAATGGATAATTGAAGGACAGGTTTGCTTATGGCCTTAA